The Clostridioides sp. ES-S-0010-02 genome window below encodes:
- a CDS encoding QueT transporter family protein, which translates to MRRNSTNIAVTAVVTSIYAVLTLSLGFISYGPIQFRIAEIMMLLAFLDKGYIVGLTLGCFLANVIGPYGVPDIIFGTFATFVSASLVYITRKLGGQNKSTLIIASIWPTIINAIVVGLMLNIFFGLPLILSMIQVGFGEFVVVTLVGVPFFCFLMKKYRNIIDIKF; encoded by the coding sequence ATGAGAAGAAATAGTACCAATATAGCAGTAACAGCAGTTGTTACATCAATTTATGCAGTTTTAACTTTATCATTAGGATTTATAAGTTATGGACCAATACAATTTAGGATAGCCGAGATTATGATGCTTCTAGCATTTTTAGATAAGGGATATATAGTAGGTCTTACATTAGGTTGTTTTTTAGCCAATGTAATAGGTCCATATGGTGTACCTGATATAATTTTTGGAACATTTGCCACATTTGTAAGTGCAAGTTTAGTGTATATTACTAGAAAGTTAGGCGGTCAAAATAAAAGCACATTAATTATAGCTTCTATATGGCCTACTATCATAAATGCAATTGTAGTTGGATTAATGTTAAATATATTTTTTGGACTTCCTCTAATATTATCGATGATACAAGTAGGTTTTGGAGAATTTGTAGTAGTAACCTTGGTAGGAGTACCATTCTTTTGTTTTTTAATGAAAAAATATAGAAATATCATTGATATTAAGTTTTAG
- a CDS encoding WYL domain-containing protein: MSKIKRLTDVWTYINDRQKFTIKELSEKFNLSTKTIQRYLIELNEMGLPIKAEKGRNGGYRVLNNSYIPPVIFTEKEVMSIVFAFKSLQVYNFSHIKKEIDSIIKKINYNRESSAKIGINNIEKYIEFIANYKNIDANIVTEFFRSSSNSCVLNIKYKSGNQLLEKKICPIGIYLNEGFWFSPVYDYESDNIILIRIDKVLEIEKVGESKKACISLKSWLDSVYSKLNEEMAITKKTSEIVHLHVLLTKEGISKITRSFLDLDIELNENGSGTISKFIKYEEIDWWISTLFSIGKDAKVIEPKFMNKLLYDRAKELKYFYEENMI, from the coding sequence TTGTCAAAGATAAAGAGATTAACTGATGTTTGGACATATATTAATGATAGACAAAAGTTTACAATCAAAGAGTTGTCAGAGAAGTTTAATCTTTCAACTAAAACTATTCAACGATATTTAATAGAATTAAATGAAATGGGGCTTCCAATTAAAGCAGAAAAAGGTAGAAATGGAGGTTATAGGGTATTAAATAATAGCTATATACCTCCTGTTATATTTACAGAAAAAGAAGTTATGTCTATAGTTTTTGCATTTAAGTCACTACAAGTTTACAATTTTTCACACATAAAAAAAGAAATTGATTCTATAATTAAAAAAATAAATTATAATCGTGAAAGTAGTGCAAAAATAGGTATAAACAACATTGAAAAATATATTGAGTTTATAGCTAATTATAAAAATATTGATGCCAATATTGTGACTGAATTTTTCAGGTCTTCATCAAACTCTTGTGTTTTAAATATCAAATATAAATCTGGAAATCAGTTGCTGGAGAAAAAAATATGCCCAATAGGTATATATTTAAATGAAGGATTTTGGTTTTCACCAGTGTATGACTATGAAAGTGATAATATTATACTAATACGTATAGACAAAGTACTGGAAATTGAAAAAGTAGGAGAGTCTAAAAAAGCATGTATAAGTTTGAAAAGTTGGCTAGATTCAGTATATAGCAAGTTAAATGAAGAGATGGCAATTACTAAGAAAACTAGTGAAATTGTTCATTTGCATGTATTACTCACAAAAGAAGGTATTTCTAAAATAACTAGAAGTTTTTTAGATTTGGATATAGAATTAAATGAAAATGGAAGTGGAACAATTAGTAAATTTATAAAGTATGAAGAAATAGATTGGTGGATATCTACATTATTTTCAATAGGAAAAGATGCTAAAGTTATAGAACCAAAATTTATGAATAAATTACTTTATGATAGGGCTAAAGAGTTAAAATATTTTTATGAAGAAAATATGATATAA
- a CDS encoding cell division protein: MESFNKNAKIIGIGAKGINIINEIEEKVKINMDIEKITMNQEVEKEYVRSLLDGVDILFLAYSTEDKQSREVIKAISYMSNERRILSIGINSSEEENKDDLGINREFKVNENSILKFVDLMNVMIESISDSCMINIDITDLKEAIISDKGIKYSFEEFEDSKQHSEIVDILFENMEHFGEEFIGKKGIVFVEGNDKFSLVELNDLMNNIQSKVEEGYEIIFSLYLKENLDGKIKVGMLYN; the protein is encoded by the coding sequence ATGGAAAGTTTTAATAAGAATGCTAAGATAATTGGTATTGGAGCTAAAGGTATTAATATAATAAATGAAATAGAAGAAAAAGTAAAAATAAATATGGATATAGAAAAAATTACTATGAATCAAGAGGTTGAAAAAGAATATGTTAGAAGTCTTTTAGATGGAGTTGACATATTATTTTTAGCATATTCAACTGAAGATAAACAAAGTCGAGAAGTTATAAAAGCTATTTCATACATGTCTAATGAAAGACGAATTTTATCTATAGGTATAAATTCTTCAGAAGAAGAAAATAAAGATGACTTAGGAATTAATAGAGAATTTAAAGTCAATGAAAATAGTATTTTAAAATTTGTTGATTTGATGAATGTTATGATAGAATCTATTTCAGACTCTTGTATGATAAATATAGATATAACTGATTTAAAAGAAGCTATTATAAGTGATAAAGGGATTAAGTATTCTTTTGAAGAATTTGAAGATTCAAAACAGCACAGTGAAATAGTAGATATTTTATTTGAAAATATGGAACATTTTGGTGAAGAATTTATTGGGAAAAAAGGTATAGTTTTTGTTGAAGGAAATGATAAATTTTCACTAGTTGAATTAAATGATTTGATGAATAATATTCAAAGTAAGGTAGAAGAAGGCTATGAAATAATATTTTCTTTATACTTAAAAGAAAATTTAGATGGAAAGATTAAAGTGGGAATGTTATATAATTAA
- a CDS encoding AAA family ATPase: MSENINVTEYWLMEEFFYQETDTPQIFKEESIIALGFDIKINLKKVLNMGKKSEKYINENCNDKDFIKKFISVKKGDYFLYKAYQNVEGKIKYSVLIGIVEESFENGYELSHILGHTLPIKWMYTFDTVLNCKIYTSEFYKLNNEDINTYLDIIKLQHNKSLKKRIEENDNNKWYLKNYYYIDVDKCVENEELFIQPTNLEQLENLKNINTDDYILVYNSEKVSYENDHTMKSLFGVCQVKEGFDKDKITTSEGGCFLPVEWIENEKENIDGNAWVIFENNNLVEKYIKRCINKIPLNTILYGPPGTGKTYNAKQIVYNLINETSLKNNDCTSYVDYKNNVEFCTFHQSYGYEEFIEGLKSDGEGNFKPEDGILKEISIEACYDGLKLEKKLNLELEKDTLTIEDVKARKKMLVLDNIEDVENFNFEESENYVLIIDEINRGNISKIFGELITLLEDDKRLTKSNQTIVKLPYSKERFSLPPNLYIIGTMNTSDKSIALLDIALRRRFAFEEIMPDYDLLSVVDGIDVKNMLYTINKRIEFLYDRDHVIGQAYLLNVENIDDIVAVFRKKIIPLLQEYFYYDSEKVGLILGGIGKNEKDKYIVYKEEITASKLFKNNNSSIMESKVNYCIKRNISIEELKNIYE; encoded by the coding sequence ATGTCTGAAAATATAAATGTTACAGAGTATTGGCTAATGGAAGAATTTTTTTATCAAGAGACAGATACACCACAAATTTTTAAAGAAGAAAGCATAATTGCATTGGGATTTGATATAAAAATAAATTTAAAAAAAGTGCTTAATATGGGAAAAAAATCTGAAAAATACATTAATGAGAACTGTAATGACAAAGATTTTATAAAAAAATTTATTTCAGTTAAAAAAGGAGATTATTTTCTATATAAGGCATATCAAAATGTAGAAGGAAAAATTAAGTATAGTGTTCTTATTGGTATTGTTGAAGAAAGTTTTGAAAATGGTTATGAATTAAGTCATATCTTGGGTCATACATTACCTATAAAATGGATGTACACATTTGATACAGTTTTAAATTGTAAAATATATACGAGTGAGTTTTATAAATTAAATAATGAAGATATAAATACATATTTAGACATTATTAAATTGCAACATAATAAATCATTAAAAAAAAGAATAGAAGAAAATGACAATAATAAATGGTACCTAAAAAACTATTATTATATAGATGTAGATAAGTGTGTAGAGAATGAAGAACTGTTTATTCAACCTACTAATTTAGAACAATTAGAAAACTTGAAAAATATAAATACAGATGATTATATTCTAGTATATAATAGCGAAAAAGTAAGTTACGAAAATGACCATACAATGAAAAGCTTATTTGGTGTTTGTCAAGTTAAAGAGGGTTTTGATAAAGACAAAATAACTACTTCAGAAGGTGGATGTTTTTTACCTGTAGAATGGATAGAAAATGAAAAAGAGAATATTGATGGAAATGCATGGGTTATCTTTGAAAATAATAATTTAGTTGAAAAATATATAAAAAGATGTATTAATAAAATTCCATTAAATACCATACTTTATGGTCCACCAGGGACGGGTAAAACATATAATGCAAAACAAATAGTTTATAATTTAATAAATGAAACTAGTTTAAAAAATAATGATTGTACAAGTTATGTAGATTATAAAAATAATGTAGAATTTTGTACTTTTCATCAATCATATGGATATGAAGAGTTTATAGAAGGTCTCAAATCCGATGGTGAAGGTAATTTTAAGCCAGAAGATGGTATATTGAAGGAAATATCTATAGAAGCATGTTACGATGGGTTGAAACTTGAAAAGAAGCTAAATCTTGAGTTAGAAAAAGATACTTTAACTATAGAAGATGTAAAGGCAAGAAAAAAGATGTTGGTGCTTGATAATATAGAAGATGTCGAGAACTTTAATTTTGAAGAATCAGAAAACTATGTTTTAATAATAGATGAAATCAATAGAGGAAATATATCTAAAATATTTGGGGAATTAATAACATTATTAGAAGATGATAAAAGACTTACTAAATCAAATCAAACTATCGTAAAACTACCATATTCAAAAGAAAGATTTTCTCTACCTCCAAATTTATATATAATTGGTACTATGAATACATCAGATAAATCCATAGCTCTTTTAGATATAGCTTTGAGAAGAAGATTTGCTTTTGAAGAAATTATGCCAGACTATGATTTATTGTCTGTTGTAGATGGAATAGATGTTAAAAATATGCTATATACAATTAATAAGAGAATAGAGTTTTTATATGATAGAGACCATGTTATTGGACAGGCCTACTTACTAAATGTAGAAAATATTGATGATATAGTGGCCGTATTTAGAAAAAAAATAATACCACTTCTTCAAGAATATTTCTATTATGACTCAGAAAAAGTAGGACTTATTTTAGGTGGTATAGGTAAAAATGAAAAGGACAAATATATTGTTTATAAGGAAGAAATCACAGCATCTAAATTATTTAAAAATAATAATTCATCAATAATGGAAAGTAAAGTTAATTATTGTATAAAACGAAATATATCTATTGAGGAGTTAAAAAATATATATGAGTAA
- a CDS encoding sigma 54-interacting transcriptional regulator, producing the protein MDKHSDSVMYGGMEVYNIWGTTTVDSIIGESDVMLALKNRICKIGNSDSTVAITGESGTGKELIARAIHLAGNRGNKTFVAINCAAIPEPLLESELFGYTKGAFSGADSKGKIGKFELANGGVVFLDEIGDMPIQLQSKLLRVLQEKKFTRIGSNELIDIDVRIISATNRDLFELVKENKFREDLYYRLNVIPLEVPPLRDRGDDIQILINNFIDKYSRKMKKNVYHIEPDVEHMLLKYPWPGNIRELENTIELALNLLEEDGIIHKGIINRKIIEYFKLNKINIKLLEESDYEINMEQDILTLEEFERAYIKKVLKFYGNDTKSKKLAAKKLGISLATLYRKIDV; encoded by the coding sequence ATGGATAAACACAGTGATTCAGTAATGTATGGTGGAATGGAAGTATACAATATTTGGGGAACAACAACAGTAGACTCTATAATTGGGGAGTCTGATGTAATGCTTGCTCTTAAAAATAGAATTTGTAAAATTGGAAATAGTGATTCTACTGTAGCGATAACTGGAGAAAGTGGCACTGGAAAAGAGTTAATAGCAAGAGCCATTCATCTCGCAGGAAACAGAGGGAATAAAACATTCGTTGCTATAAACTGTGCTGCTATACCAGAGCCCTTGCTAGAAAGTGAACTTTTTGGGTATACAAAAGGAGCTTTTAGTGGGGCAGATTCAAAAGGCAAAATTGGTAAATTTGAATTAGCTAATGGAGGAGTTGTATTTCTAGATGAGATAGGGGATATGCCAATTCAATTACAATCAAAGCTTTTGAGAGTGTTACAGGAAAAGAAGTTTACAAGAATAGGTTCAAATGAACTAATTGATATAGATGTTAGAATTATATCAGCTACTAATAGAGATTTATTTGAGTTGGTTAAAGAAAATAAATTTAGAGAAGACTTATATTATAGATTGAATGTAATACCTCTAGAAGTACCTCCTCTTAGAGATAGAGGAGATGATATACAAATATTAATAAATAATTTTATAGATAAATATTCAAGGAAGATGAAAAAAAATGTATACCATATAGAGCCAGATGTAGAACATATGCTGCTTAAATATCCGTGGCCAGGAAATATAAGAGAATTAGAAAACACTATAGAATTGGCTTTAAATCTTCTTGAAGAAGATGGGATAATACATAAAGGTATAATAAATAGAAAGATAATTGAATATTTTAAGTTAAACAAAATAAATATAAAATTACTTGAGGAAAGTGACTATGAAATAAATATGGAACAAGATATACTTACCCTTGAAGAATTTGAGAGAGCATATATAAAAAAGGTATTAAAGTTTTATGGAAATGATACTAAATCTAAAAAGTTAGCTGCTAAAAAGCTTGGAATATCGCTAGCAACATTGTATAGAAAGATAGATGTATAG
- a CDS encoding purine permease — MFDIDGRPPILKCLPLSMQHILAMIVGTVTVPIVVGGAVGASATQITLLVQYALIIAGISTLIQLYPIVNIGSRLPIIFGVGFTYVPTLVAVGGSYGLASILGAQLIGGVATVLIGIFIKKIRKFFPNIVAGTVVFTIGLSLYPIAINYMAGGVNSPTYGSMQNWAVAAITLVVVIGLSQFAKGYAKLAAIFLGIIVGYCVSLVLGIINFDPIREAAWFAIPKPLEFGLEFDIPVVISVVIVSIINAVQAIGDLSATTMGGMDRNITDKELSSGVIGSGICTMIGALFGGLPPSSYSQNVGMVAMNKVISRFVLGIAGIFMLLSGFVPKFGALMTTIPYSVLGGATISIFSMITMTGIKLIITEELSSRNITIVGLAIALGMGITSVPAAQEAFPPFVKLVFGESPIVIATLVAFVLNLIIPNKSLEDEAKERAVMEKAN, encoded by the coding sequence ATGTTTGATATTGATGGAAGGCCACCAATTTTAAAGTGTTTACCACTATCAATGCAGCATATACTAGCAATGATAGTTGGAACTGTCACAGTACCTATAGTTGTGGGAGGAGCTGTTGGTGCTAGTGCCACACAAATAACACTTTTAGTGCAATATGCATTAATAATAGCTGGAATATCGACACTTATACAACTATATCCAATAGTAAATATTGGTTCAAGATTGCCTATAATTTTTGGAGTCGGTTTTACTTATGTGCCAACACTCGTAGCAGTTGGAGGAAGTTATGGACTAGCGAGCATATTGGGAGCACAATTAATAGGGGGAGTGGCTACAGTATTAATAGGAATATTTATAAAAAAGATAAGAAAATTTTTCCCTAATATAGTTGCAGGAACAGTAGTTTTTACAATTGGATTATCTTTATATCCTATAGCAATAAATTATATGGCAGGTGGTGTAAATAGCCCTACTTATGGCTCTATGCAAAATTGGGCAGTAGCAGCTATAACACTAGTGGTAGTTATAGGTCTTAGTCAATTTGCAAAAGGTTATGCAAAATTGGCAGCAATATTTTTGGGAATTATAGTTGGATATTGTGTATCTTTAGTTTTGGGCATAATAAATTTTGACCCTATTAGAGAGGCAGCTTGGTTTGCTATACCTAAGCCACTTGAATTTGGACTTGAATTTGATATACCAGTAGTAATCTCTGTAGTAATTGTAAGTATAATCAATGCTGTTCAAGCAATTGGAGATTTGTCAGCTACTACAATGGGAGGTATGGATAGAAATATAACAGATAAAGAACTGTCAAGTGGAGTAATAGGAAGTGGAATTTGTACTATGATAGGTGCTTTGTTTGGAGGTTTACCACCATCATCATATAGTCAAAATGTAGGTATGGTAGCTATGAACAAAGTAATAAGCAGATTTGTACTTGGAATAGCTGGTATATTTATGTTATTATCGGGGTTTGTACCTAAGTTTGGTGCATTGATGACAACTATACCATATTCTGTTTTAGGAGGGGCTACAATATCTATATTCAGTATGATAACAATGACAGGTATAAAGTTAATTATTACAGAAGAATTGTCATCAAGGAATATTACTATTGTAGGTTTGGCAATAGCTTTAGGTATGGGAATAACATCAGTTCCGGCAGCACAGGAAGCATTTCCTCCATTTGTAAAGTTAGTATTTGGAGAATCTCCAATAGTAATTGCGACATTGGTTGCATTTGTTTTAAATCTAATAATACCAAATAAAAGTCTAGAAGATGAAGCTAAAGAAAGAGCTGTTATGGAAAAGGCTAATTAA